A DNA window from Agarivorans sp. TSD2052 contains the following coding sequences:
- a CDS encoding LON peptidase substrate-binding domain-containing protein → MRLPLFPLDMLLMPGGISQLRIFEPRYLRLVSIASEEAKGFVLCQPKADDVTEFEIGVHCIIEDFEQLEDGMLGITIRALKRVDLADISQSDDKLYSATIKAKSHWQHPSNNTQDDELTAKLKQVLSQHTLYDNHPDFYDYNSEYWVVARWLELLPFSSRAKNQILKEDDFANLDKLVHQLVSEITISTSD, encoded by the coding sequence ATGCGTTTACCTTTATTTCCGTTAGATATGTTGTTAATGCCCGGGGGGATAAGCCAGCTCAGAATTTTTGAGCCTCGCTATCTACGCTTAGTATCGATAGCCAGTGAAGAAGCTAAAGGTTTTGTGTTATGCCAACCAAAAGCTGATGATGTAACCGAATTTGAGATAGGTGTTCACTGTATTATTGAAGACTTTGAGCAATTAGAAGACGGAATGTTAGGAATAACCATTAGAGCCCTCAAGCGGGTAGACCTAGCCGACATAAGCCAGTCCGACGATAAACTATATAGCGCAACCATCAAAGCGAAAAGCCACTGGCAACACCCCAGTAACAATACCCAAGATGACGAGCTAACGGCTAAGTTAAAACAAGTACTTAGCCAACACACCTTATACGACAACCACCCCGACTTTTATGATTATAATAGCGAGTATTGGGTAGTAGCTCGTTGGTTAGAATTGTTACCATTTTCCAGCAGAGCTAAAAATCAAATTCTTAAAGAAGATGACTTTGCAAATTTGGATAAGCTGGTTCATCAACTGGTGTCTGAGATTACCATCAGCACTAGTGACTAA
- the msrA gene encoding peptide-methionine (S)-S-oxide reductase MsrA, which translates to MSKTDMVSEQDALVGRKTAITLDGIHAVNGSDYLQPAAGLSVGYFGLGCFWGGERLFWQQNGVVSTAVGYAGGYTENPSYDEVCTGLTGHTEVVKVIYDPKVLSYQTLLACFFEQHDPTQGMRQGADVGSQYRSMIFATNSEQAGLAQQAQHAYQQALQGEGLDRAISTEIVEFTIFYYAELYHQQYLHKNPNGYCGIGGLGVCLPPWLQD; encoded by the coding sequence ATGAGCAAAACAGATATGGTAAGTGAGCAGGATGCCTTAGTGGGCCGCAAAACGGCTATTACGCTTGACGGTATTCATGCGGTGAATGGTAGTGACTATTTGCAACCAGCAGCCGGTTTGAGCGTTGGCTACTTTGGTTTAGGCTGTTTTTGGGGTGGAGAGCGCTTGTTCTGGCAACAGAATGGCGTAGTGTCGACGGCCGTTGGTTATGCAGGTGGATATACTGAAAACCCAAGCTACGATGAGGTATGTACCGGATTAACCGGTCATACTGAGGTAGTTAAAGTCATTTACGACCCAAAAGTGCTTAGCTATCAAACCTTGTTAGCGTGTTTCTTTGAGCAGCATGATCCAACCCAAGGTATGCGCCAAGGGGCGGATGTGGGTAGCCAATATCGGTCGATGATTTTTGCTACTAATAGTGAGCAAGCAGGTTTAGCCCAACAAGCTCAGCACGCTTATCAACAAGCGCTACAAGGTGAAGGCTTGGATAGAGCGATCAGTACCGAAATTGTTGAGTTCACGATCTTCTATTACGCTGAACTTTATCATCAACAGTACTTACACAAAAATCCCAATGGTTACTGTGGTATTGGAGGCTTAGGGGTTTGCTTACCGCCCTGGCTTCAAGACTAA
- the glnS gene encoding glutamine--tRNA ligase, producing the protein MSEADNRPSNFIRHIIDEDLKSGKHTSVHTRFPPEPNGYLHIGHAKSICLNFGIAQDYQGACNLRFDDTNPEKEDIDYVNSIQQDVKWLGFEWDSEVCYSSNYFDQLYGYAVELIEKGLAFVCFLNAEEAREYRGTLSQPGKNSPYRDTSVEENLALFEKMRAGEFKEGECSLRAKIDMSSSFMCMRDPVIYRIRFAHHHQTGDKWCIYPMYDFTHCISDAIEGITHSLCTLEFQDNRRLYDWVLENITIDTVPHQYEFSRLNLEYTVMSKRKLNTLVTEGHVNGWNDPRMLTIAGLRRRGYTAASIVEFCKRIGVTKMENMVEMPMLEACIRDDLNANAPRALAVLDPIKVIIENYPEDKVEQLSAPLHPSEDMGERDLPFSRELYIEAEDFREEANKKFKRLVIGKEVRLRNAYMIKAERCDKDENGNVTTVYCTYDDTTLGKNPEDGRKPKGVIHWVSASHAKAAEIRLYDRLFTVANPAAEEDFTQVLNPESLIVKNGFVEPSLVNAKAEQAYQFERQGYFCADSEESSAEKLVFNRTVGLRDTWAKIGG; encoded by the coding sequence ATGAGTGAGGCGGACAATCGCCCTAGCAATTTCATTCGTCACATTATTGATGAAGATCTTAAATCAGGTAAACACACAAGTGTGCATACACGTTTTCCACCTGAGCCAAATGGTTACTTACACATCGGCCATGCTAAGTCGATCTGTCTCAATTTTGGCATTGCTCAAGACTACCAAGGAGCGTGTAATTTACGCTTTGATGACACCAACCCAGAAAAAGAAGATATAGACTACGTTAACTCTATTCAACAAGACGTTAAGTGGTTGGGTTTCGAATGGGATAGTGAAGTATGTTATTCATCTAACTACTTTGACCAATTGTACGGCTACGCGGTTGAATTGATAGAAAAAGGCCTAGCATTTGTTTGTTTCCTAAATGCTGAGGAAGCACGTGAATACCGTGGGACTTTAAGTCAACCAGGAAAAAACAGTCCGTACCGTGATACGTCTGTTGAAGAAAATTTAGCGTTGTTTGAAAAAATGCGAGCTGGCGAGTTTAAAGAAGGCGAGTGTTCCTTACGCGCTAAAATAGACATGAGTTCATCATTCATGTGTATGCGTGATCCAGTTATTTATCGTATTCGCTTTGCCCATCACCATCAAACGGGTGACAAATGGTGCATTTACCCGATGTACGATTTTACTCACTGTATTTCAGATGCGATTGAAGGTATAACCCATTCCTTATGTACACTGGAATTTCAAGATAACCGCCGTTTATACGATTGGGTACTTGAAAATATTACTATCGATACTGTGCCACACCAGTACGAGTTTTCACGCTTAAACCTTGAATACACGGTAATGTCTAAGCGTAAATTAAACACCCTGGTCACCGAAGGCCATGTTAATGGTTGGAACGATCCTCGAATGTTAACCATTGCGGGTTTACGCCGTCGCGGTTATACAGCGGCCTCTATCGTTGAATTTTGTAAACGCATAGGCGTGACAAAAATGGAAAACATGGTAGAGATGCCAATGTTAGAAGCCTGTATTCGTGACGACTTAAATGCTAATGCTCCTCGTGCTTTGGCCGTATTAGATCCGATCAAGGTGATCATCGAAAACTACCCAGAAGATAAAGTTGAGCAGTTAAGCGCGCCATTACACCCAAGTGAAGACATGGGTGAGCGTGATCTTCCGTTTAGCCGAGAACTCTACATTGAAGCTGAAGACTTCCGCGAAGAAGCAAATAAGAAATTTAAGCGCTTGGTGATCGGCAAAGAAGTTCGATTACGTAATGCTTACATGATTAAAGCTGAACGCTGCGACAAAGACGAAAATGGTAATGTGACGACGGTTTATTGTACTTACGATGATACAACCTTAGGCAAAAACCCTGAAGACGGACGCAAACCTAAAGGTGTGATTCATTGGGTATCAGCCAGCCATGCTAAGGCCGCTGAAATACGTTTATACGATCGCCTATTTACGGTGGCTAATCCGGCGGCAGAAGAAGATTTTACTCAAGTATTAAACCCAGAGTCATTAATCGTCAAAAACGGTTTTGTTGAGCCAAGTTTAGTCAACGCTAAAGCAGAACAAGCCTACCAGTTTGAACGCCAAGGTTATTTTTGCGCTGATAGTGAAGAGTCAAGCGCTGAAAAACTGGTGTTTAACCGCACGGTTGGTTTACGTGATACTTGGGCAAAAATCGGCGGTTAG
- a CDS encoding fumarylacetoacetate hydrolase family protein translates to MKARRQIYLSLMFSSVITSYSHANDYALIEGEQAPVWVQRSGQLALHLDASPLDGGEANGQSTAIDDAKFLLPIKPATVFAVGLNYRSHAGDSGAAKPEIFFKSASSLSIGGSLLLPKDANNVHFEGELVLVIGKTCSKVNKEQALACVFAYTSGNDLTERSWQGRDLQWWRAKGADGFAPISQWLTSDIDPSDLTVTTRLNGAIVQQESTKNMIHSVEDIVSYISGYVTLQPWDVIFTGTPGRTQALKKGDKVSVAVSSLNQVVTNIE, encoded by the coding sequence ATGAAAGCCCGTCGACAGATTTATTTAAGCTTAATGTTTAGCTCAGTGATTACTAGTTACAGCCATGCTAATGATTATGCGCTTATCGAAGGCGAACAGGCACCCGTTTGGGTGCAACGAAGTGGACAGTTGGCCCTGCACCTAGATGCCTCGCCCTTAGACGGCGGTGAAGCTAACGGACAATCTACCGCTATTGATGATGCTAAATTTCTGCTGCCGATTAAACCCGCTACCGTATTTGCTGTTGGATTAAATTACCGGAGTCATGCTGGCGACTCTGGTGCCGCTAAGCCTGAAATATTTTTTAAGTCTGCTAGCTCTCTCAGCATCGGAGGCTCTTTGCTACTGCCAAAGGATGCCAACAACGTGCATTTTGAGGGAGAGTTAGTGCTGGTAATTGGGAAAACCTGTAGCAAGGTAAATAAAGAGCAAGCCTTAGCTTGTGTATTTGCTTATACCTCCGGCAACGATTTAACTGAACGTAGTTGGCAAGGGCGAGATTTACAGTGGTGGCGGGCCAAGGGGGCTGATGGTTTTGCTCCAATCTCTCAGTGGCTTACGAGTGACATTGACCCATCAGATTTAACCGTGACTACACGTTTAAACGGTGCCATTGTGCAACAAGAAAGCACTAAAAACATGATTCATTCAGTAGAGGACATTGTCAGCTATATAAGTGGCTATGTCACATTGCAACCATGGGATGTAATTTTCACCGGTACCCCTGGTAGAACCCAAGCATTGAAAAAAGGAGATAAGGTGAGTGTCGCGGTGAGCTCGCTCAATCAGGTGGTTACTAATATCGAGTAA
- the norR gene encoding nitric oxide reductase transcriptional regulator NorR, with the protein MSDISSKALIELALDLAQSLVNRHRFDRLLDTVRKTISCDAVALLELRGEVLSPLTLQGLSRDTLGRRFLISEHPRFQQICSSTSPVRFPANCDLPDPYDGLLIDRDGDLPVHACMGLPLYFDSKLIGVLTLDSFTPQVFDDIASRTLEVISAMAAASLHTGLSLSLLEQQAYHSQQVLEEMNLSAWHSDSEELIGESVEMQRLKKEIALVAPSDFTTLIQGETGVGKELVARSVHNLSPRHKAPIVHVNCAALPDSLIESELFGHVKGAFTGADKDRAGKFSIANGGTIFLDEIGELPLVAQSKLLRVLQNKEIQAVGQDNSQVIDVRVIAATNRNLLSEVEQGRFRADLYHRLSVYPLSVPALRDRAGDVQLLAGYFIELTKRKLGIAQIKLQSDLVDYLNNYDWPGNVRELEHLISRAALKARARQHNKGIVHLSIVDCGELRPVVSSNLESVDSIAPIISEPSTLTLKAATDIYQRQIIAACLKKHHGSWAKAARDLGVDRANLNRLAKRLGLNINKVIED; encoded by the coding sequence ATGTCTGATATATCTTCAAAAGCACTGATTGAATTGGCCCTAGATTTGGCGCAAAGTTTAGTAAACCGTCATCGCTTTGATCGTTTATTAGATACCGTCAGAAAAACAATTAGTTGTGATGCGGTGGCGTTGTTAGAGCTAAGAGGTGAAGTGCTGAGTCCCCTTACCTTACAAGGGTTAAGCAGAGACACATTAGGGCGACGCTTTCTCATTTCTGAGCACCCACGTTTTCAACAAATATGTTCTTCAACCTCACCGGTACGTTTTCCAGCTAACTGTGATTTACCCGATCCCTATGACGGTTTATTAATCGATCGAGATGGGGATTTACCGGTGCATGCCTGTATGGGTTTACCCCTTTATTTCGACAGCAAGCTGATCGGTGTGCTGACTCTTGATAGCTTTACTCCCCAAGTATTTGATGACATAGCGAGCCGAACACTTGAGGTTATCTCAGCGATGGCCGCGGCCAGTTTGCATACCGGTTTAAGCTTAAGCTTGTTAGAACAACAAGCCTACCATTCTCAACAAGTATTGGAAGAAATGAACCTCTCAGCTTGGCACAGCGATAGTGAAGAACTGATAGGGGAAAGTGTTGAAATGCAGCGCCTTAAAAAGGAAATTGCTCTAGTGGCGCCATCTGATTTCACTACCTTAATTCAAGGTGAAACCGGCGTAGGTAAAGAACTGGTCGCGCGTTCTGTACATAATCTGTCGCCTCGGCACAAAGCACCAATAGTCCACGTTAATTGCGCAGCTCTGCCAGACAGTTTGATTGAAAGCGAATTATTCGGCCATGTTAAAGGCGCATTTACCGGTGCAGACAAGGACCGAGCTGGCAAGTTTAGTATTGCCAATGGAGGCACTATATTTCTGGACGAAATCGGTGAACTGCCACTGGTGGCCCAAAGCAAGTTGTTGCGGGTACTGCAAAATAAGGAGATCCAAGCGGTAGGCCAAGATAACAGCCAAGTTATTGATGTGAGGGTTATTGCCGCGACTAACCGTAACCTATTAAGTGAGGTGGAGCAGGGGCGTTTTCGCGCAGACTTGTACCATCGCTTAAGTGTTTACCCACTGAGTGTACCGGCTCTAAGAGACAGAGCAGGAGATGTACAGCTGCTCGCTGGCTACTTTATAGAGCTAACTAAACGCAAACTAGGCATTGCCCAAATAAAACTGCAATCTGATTTAGTCGATTATCTAAACAATTACGATTGGCCAGGCAACGTACGAGAGCTAGAGCATTTAATTAGTCGGGCTGCGTTAAAAGCGCGAGCGCGACAACACAACAAGGGTATTGTGCACTTAAGCATCGTAGATTGTGGTGAACTGAGACCGGTGGTTAGCAGTAACCTTGAAAGTGTAGATAGTATCGCGCCAATAATTAGTGAACCTTCTACACTGACGCTAAAAGCTGCGACAGATATTTATCAACGCCAAATCATTGCTGCTTGTTTAAAGAAGCATCATGGAAGTTGGGCTAAAGCAGCCAGAGACCTAGGGGTAGATCGAGCAAACTTAAATCGATTAGCGAAACGTTTAGGTCTGAATATTAACAAAGTGATTGAGGATTGA
- a CDS encoding NnrS family protein, whose protein sequence is MLHIDEPNQNHQADYWHQHPVLELAFRPFFLLATLSSALSVAVWLLLLNGHMLIGHQGLSPHVWHAHEMLVGFAATVAVGFVLTAVQTWTGQASIKGKGLVGLIALWCLARLGFYINDANSVIFAIVMQGLWWLSVIAVYSKLVFVAKNKRNYIFIVLLGVMTAVDMAMLLFDFTGNSGLALHLSRSMVLLFTIMMALVGGRVIPFFTVRGANTQAINTPAWINRVIGPFAITTVAIFISSYFYDTAALSAILLIVLGALHIVRLSYWRSINTTNVPLLWSLHLSYGLMGLGLILLGSSQFLVAVTFSNALHLITIGAIGLMIFSMMSRVSLGHTGRTLKIKPVIVIAFILLTLATLVRTLMPILYNPLSAWNISGILWIVACLFFLVVYFPILISKRAS, encoded by the coding sequence GTGCTACATATAGATGAACCCAATCAAAACCATCAAGCCGATTATTGGCATCAACACCCGGTACTAGAACTCGCTTTCAGACCGTTTTTCTTATTGGCCACCTTATCATCGGCCCTAAGTGTGGCGGTATGGCTACTGTTACTGAATGGGCATATGCTAATTGGCCACCAAGGCTTAAGCCCACATGTTTGGCACGCTCATGAAATGTTAGTTGGTTTTGCCGCTACGGTAGCTGTAGGCTTTGTTCTTACAGCTGTGCAAACATGGACCGGCCAAGCAAGTATCAAAGGCAAAGGCCTAGTTGGCTTAATCGCACTTTGGTGTTTAGCAAGGCTTGGGTTTTACATTAATGATGCCAATAGCGTTATTTTCGCCATTGTCATGCAAGGATTATGGTGGCTTAGCGTTATAGCTGTGTACAGTAAGCTAGTGTTTGTAGCTAAAAATAAGCGCAATTATATTTTTATTGTGCTACTTGGTGTGATGACTGCTGTAGATATGGCTATGTTACTATTTGATTTTACCGGTAACAGTGGTTTGGCCCTTCACCTCAGCCGTTCTATGGTCTTGCTGTTCACCATAATGATGGCCTTGGTCGGTGGTAGAGTAATCCCTTTTTTTACTGTTCGCGGTGCAAATACTCAAGCCATTAATACTCCTGCGTGGATTAACCGTGTTATCGGTCCTTTTGCCATCACGACTGTAGCGATATTCATCTCCAGTTATTTCTACGATACGGCAGCGCTAAGTGCAATACTACTAATTGTGTTAGGCGCCTTGCATATAGTCCGTTTAAGCTATTGGCGCTCTATCAATACTACGAACGTCCCTTTGCTATGGTCGCTACACTTATCTTACGGGCTAATGGGGCTGGGGTTAATCTTACTTGGAAGCAGCCAATTTCTTGTTGCCGTTACTTTTAGTAACGCACTACACCTTATTACTATTGGTGCAATCGGTTTGATGATTTTTTCAATGATGAGCCGTGTATCCCTAGGCCATACTGGAAGAACACTTAAAATAAAGCCGGTTATTGTGATTGCTTTTATCCTGTTAACCTTGGCAACACTGGTACGCACGCTAATGCCAATACTGTATAATCCATTAAGCGCTTGGAACATTAGCGGCATTTTATGGATAGTAGCCTGCTTATTTTTCTTAGTGGTGTATTTCCCCATTTTAATCAGTAAAAGAGCCTCTTAA
- a CDS encoding FUSC family protein, with translation MSEASKMAIKVAASLALTIFLALSFGWEKPYWGAIAVVVMGTTESYGHAIQKASHRVLGTLIGAVLGFTLIACFGQQRELFFLSITGLGAFVAYMSARSPNGYVYKMAFIVAIIVSLAGGLSEGYSFHLAILRLEENLLGVICFSTVFSVLWPNSNTLSSSVKSQDGKPTVALSTKQEGYLRALKFICITCVSWALWIYLPIPGGFMFPLIAATMGVSMVEFKSKLMNKMLGLIYLWSIVIILQYVFILPTLDAGWQLAAFYFINCFAIWRVFYRPEHMVVRMLGGQFLVLLTMSAQYLRPVYDINSPLQMLLFLSLVLVTIKIVMQLAEAVFEPSQTRLA, from the coding sequence ATGAGTGAAGCAAGCAAAATGGCCATAAAAGTTGCCGCTAGCCTTGCTCTAACCATTTTTCTCGCATTGAGTTTTGGCTGGGAAAAACCCTATTGGGGCGCTATTGCGGTGGTCGTTATGGGGACAACTGAAAGCTATGGGCATGCAATTCAAAAAGCCAGCCATCGGGTATTAGGTACCCTAATCGGCGCAGTACTTGGTTTTACTTTAATCGCCTGCTTTGGCCAACAGCGAGAACTGTTCTTTTTAAGTATTACTGGCCTTGGTGCGTTTGTAGCCTATATGTCAGCGAGATCGCCAAATGGCTACGTCTATAAAATGGCTTTTATTGTCGCTATTATTGTCAGCCTGGCTGGCGGACTCAGTGAAGGCTACAGTTTTCATTTAGCCATTCTTAGATTAGAAGAAAATCTACTGGGGGTGATTTGTTTTTCAACGGTGTTTAGTGTGCTGTGGCCAAACTCGAATACACTGAGCTCGAGTGTCAAGTCGCAAGACGGCAAACCAACGGTAGCACTGAGCACTAAGCAAGAGGGTTATTTAAGAGCCCTTAAGTTTATTTGTATTACATGTGTCAGTTGGGCGCTTTGGATCTATTTACCGATCCCCGGTGGTTTCATGTTCCCGCTTATTGCTGCCACCATGGGGGTCAGTATGGTGGAGTTTAAGTCTAAGTTGATGAATAAAATGTTAGGGCTTATCTATTTGTGGTCGATAGTCATCATTCTTCAATATGTATTTATTTTACCAACCTTAGACGCCGGGTGGCAGTTGGCTGCGTTCTATTTTATTAACTGTTTTGCGATATGGCGGGTATTTTATCGACCAGAGCATATGGTAGTGCGTATGTTAGGCGGACAGTTCTTAGTGTTACTGACCATGAGTGCCCAATACTTAAGGCCTGTTTATGACATTAATTCGCCCTTGCAAATGTTATTATTTTTAAGCTTGGTATTAGTGACCATTAAGATTGTAATGCAATTGGCTGAAGCAGTGTTTGAGCCCTCACAAACCCGCTTAGCTTAG
- a CDS encoding HlyD family secretion protein, giving the protein MKTKLLTLALILLALVFGTVKYQHYLSQPWTRDGQVRANIIEITPRVTGPVVSIYVSDNQRVKAGDLLFEIDDRVYEAAKHQAQASLSQAQAVLARANNELKRMSALEKRTPGSVPVITLNNLNNDVESANANLAAANAVLDNAELNLAFTKVYASKDGYITNFNVAEGAHVVANQPVVALIDENSFWVEGFFKETDIKNMQQGDSASITLMSYPDSPINGTVSSIGYGIAQSDGTTSTQMLPNINPNFEWIRLAQRLPVKISVSELPDNVQLRVGTTASVMININNASKGS; this is encoded by the coding sequence ATGAAAACCAAATTACTTACCCTCGCTTTAATTTTATTAGCCCTTGTATTCGGTACAGTTAAATATCAACACTATTTGTCTCAACCTTGGACTCGAGACGGCCAGGTTCGAGCAAACATAATAGAAATCACCCCTCGAGTTACTGGTCCTGTGGTCAGTATCTACGTTTCAGATAATCAACGTGTTAAAGCCGGTGACTTGTTGTTTGAAATTGATGACCGGGTATATGAAGCGGCAAAACACCAAGCTCAAGCATCGTTGTCTCAAGCTCAAGCGGTATTGGCGCGTGCTAACAACGAATTAAAGAGAATGAGCGCTTTAGAAAAGCGTACGCCTGGTTCAGTGCCGGTTATTACCTTAAATAATTTAAATAATGACGTTGAGTCGGCCAATGCAAACTTAGCAGCAGCAAATGCGGTACTAGATAACGCAGAGTTGAACTTGGCCTTCACGAAAGTTTATGCCAGTAAAGACGGATACATCACTAACTTTAACGTTGCTGAAGGTGCGCACGTTGTCGCCAATCAACCGGTAGTGGCTCTAATTGACGAAAATAGCTTTTGGGTAGAAGGGTTCTTTAAGGAAACCGATATAAAAAATATGCAACAAGGGGATAGCGCGAGTATCACTTTGATGAGTTACCCTGATAGCCCGATTAACGGCACGGTAAGCAGTATTGGTTACGGTATCGCACAGAGCGATGGCACTACGAGTACACAAATGTTACCTAATATTAATCCAAATTTTGAGTGGATTAGATTAGCGCAACGTCTGCCGGTAAAAATTAGTGTCAGTGAGTTACCCGACAATGTTCAGCTACGAGTTGGGACGACAGCTTCAGTGATGATTAATATAAACAATGCGAGTAAAGGTTCATGA
- a CDS encoding DUF1656 domain-containing protein: MFEHYLPKEVIVGEVYLPPLLIAFGCAYLAASLTMGGLSRVGWLKYLYAPTLVEISLMVIYAVLISTFIFPG, encoded by the coding sequence ATGTTTGAGCATTATTTACCAAAAGAAGTGATCGTAGGGGAGGTGTACTTGCCTCCATTATTGATTGCCTTCGGTTGTGCCTATTTGGCCGCGAGTTTAACCATGGGGGGACTTTCTCGAGTGGGGTGGCTTAAATATCTTTACGCTCCGACCTTAGTTGAAATTTCATTAATGGTTATTTATGCAGTACTCATTAGCACTTTCATTTTTCCCGGTTAA
- a CDS encoding serine hydrolase domain-containing protein: protein MTKASNHIRHAVAANAASIATSFSMNNSGQARQRNHRLKHLVQPGSEALLNVSAARQGFTIEQYRQAHRLFSPAHYQMGGDDALIYNTKLNEFLPSSMVMPLSVNNTLPRAINNDIAALRCMSKQANSETLIDYINQPTSRVQGVMMVHAGKVVFEQYPGMNPDDNHVWMELSRNTVRMVFSQLISEGLVELDRAVSVYLPELLGTNWDLVSVRHALDHTTGLDVTQDLQTIYDPQSNIARFLAAEFGQASGDTTQKEHWLDVIKQIEKSPNQIAGHDKCASAITIAVLTYLAERIDRQPWSTLFRNRVWGHVRATAPMLFTLAPDGTAISHGLVLSTLEDAARFAMLFTPSWSKISTTSTLPKQWHDEYRLSQHPNKSNLVDIFQVDKVFSDGARYKKGKFGQGMYVDPKRDFAAVYFSSQANAYEQDEPYMMGYLRKASQCLD from the coding sequence ATGACCAAAGCATCTAACCATATTCGTCACGCTGTAGCAGCAAATGCTGCTTCAATTGCGACATCTTTTAGCATGAATAACTCAGGACAAGCACGCCAACGTAATCATAGATTGAAGCACTTAGTGCAGCCGGGTAGTGAAGCTTTACTGAATGTATCAGCTGCTAGACAAGGTTTTACTATAGAGCAATACCGGCAAGCTCATCGATTGTTTAGCCCCGCTCACTATCAAATGGGCGGCGATGATGCCCTCATATACAATACCAAGCTTAACGAGTTTTTACCTTCATCTATGGTAATGCCTTTGAGTGTTAACAATACGCTTCCTAGAGCGATAAATAACGACATCGCTGCGCTACGCTGTATGAGCAAACAAGCTAATAGTGAAACCTTAATCGACTATATCAATCAGCCAACTAGCCGAGTTCAGGGTGTGATGATGGTGCATGCGGGTAAGGTTGTGTTTGAGCAGTACCCAGGCATGAATCCAGATGATAATCATGTCTGGATGGAACTCTCTAGGAACACCGTTAGAATGGTTTTCTCTCAGTTAATAAGTGAAGGTTTAGTTGAGTTAGACCGAGCGGTGAGTGTGTATCTGCCAGAACTGTTGGGCACTAACTGGGACTTAGTGAGTGTTAGGCATGCTTTAGACCACACCACCGGCCTTGATGTTACTCAAGACCTACAAACTATCTACGATCCGCAATCAAATATTGCGCGGTTTTTAGCCGCTGAATTTGGCCAAGCTAGTGGTGACACAACCCAAAAAGAGCATTGGCTAGATGTGATTAAACAAATCGAAAAGTCTCCAAATCAAATTGCAGGCCATGATAAATGTGCCAGTGCTATTACTATTGCGGTGTTGACTTACCTAGCCGAACGCATCGATAGGCAGCCTTGGAGTACGCTATTTAGAAACCGAGTGTGGGGACATGTACGTGCTACTGCGCCAATGTTGTTTACTTTGGCCCCCGACGGCACAGCGATCTCACACGGCTTAGTGCTCTCTACCTTAGAGGATGCAGCTCGCTTTGCCATGCTATTTACCCCGAGTTGGAGCAAGATTTCAACTACCTCTACTTTACCTAAGCAGTGGCACGATGAATATCGCTTGTCTCAGCATCCTAATAAGTCAAATTTGGTTGATATTTTCCAAGTTGATAAGGTGTTTTCCGATGGGGCAAGGTATAAGAAGGGTAAGTTTGGTCAAGGCATGTATGTTGATCCGAAACGCGATTTTGCAGCGGTTTACTTTTCGTCCCAAGCCAATGCTTATGAGCAGGATGAACCTTACATGATGGGCTATCTGCGCAAGGCATCGCAATGCCTTGATTGA